In a genomic window of Nostoc sp. UHCC 0870:
- a CDS encoding universal stress protein, producing MLKNILVALDGSENATRVIQCLDDLMLSTDTKIILCHVYSTAESEMELPADRPQPDSSRFSSFQIEQQLQSFQEQLSVKSQLEMVCGNPAEEIIRLANIHKTDLIIIGSRGLTGMKRIVLGSVSNQVVEEASCSVWVVKPN from the coding sequence GTGCTAAAAAATATTTTAGTAGCTCTAGATGGTTCGGAAAATGCCACACGAGTTATTCAGTGTTTAGATGATTTGATGTTATCAACAGACACGAAGATAATATTGTGTCATGTTTATTCGACAGCAGAATCAGAGATGGAATTACCAGCAGATCGTCCTCAGCCTGATTCTTCTAGATTTTCATCTTTTCAAATTGAACAACAACTGCAATCTTTTCAAGAACAGTTATCAGTTAAAAGTCAATTAGAAATGGTATGTGGTAATCCAGCCGAAGAAATTATTCGCCTGGCAAATATTCACAAAACTGATTTAATTATTATTGGTAGTCGCGGTTTAACAGGTATGAAGCGGATTGTTTTGGGTTCTGTGAGCAATCAAGTAGTGGAAGAAGCCAGTTGTTCTGTATGGGTGGTCAAGCCAAATTAA